The following are from one region of the Salvelinus fontinalis isolate EN_2023a chromosome 5, ASM2944872v1, whole genome shotgun sequence genome:
- the LOC129855877 gene encoding leucine-rich repeats and immunoglobulin-like domains protein 1 isoform X1, protein MMKSITVEWPLLWCHVSVLCSAQHSAQPETRQVKGIVGKSLSFPEVLKSGSLLYGHLGNIAHVYPGKQSNTNLVKRFKNRLHWNNVTGFFTLTDLQIDDSGVYTVENADGDEEKTTHIFQLTVYSVLSKPQVTVHDNICSVVCFVKNGRELTLSWYRGGEILNQTSSPDFNITLSLPLKVDVQTRDSYRCEAANPVSKETAVLQNSCIESDPSKVIDGDERTRGMLIIAVICVLVASGLVGLAIYLKKRRNGHSHADNPERKQCDIQYAEITHIKPAENQEERTGIAEVDPLRDNPNLTSVYDQIQLYCMVDSNDVDRQMGREEKTGC, encoded by the exons tTCTCTGCTCAGCACAGCATTCAGCCCAACCTGAGACTCGGCAGGTGAAAGGAATCGTGGGAAAGTCTCTCTCTTTTCCAGAGGTGTTGAAGTCTGGCAGTTTACTTTATGGACACCTTGGCAACATTGCACACGTGTACCCTGGTAAACAAAGTAATACCAACCTTGTGAAGAGATTTAAAAACCGCCTTCACTGGAACAATGTTACTGGATTCTTCACTTTGACGGACCTACAAATAGATGATTCTGGGGTTTATACTGTGGAGAATGCAGATGGAGATGAAGAGAAGACGACACATATATTCCAGCTGACTGtgtact CTGTTCTGTCCAAACCTCAGGTGACGGTCCATGATAACATCTGTAGCGTGGTGTGTTTTGTGAAGAACGGGAGAGAGTTGACCCTGTCCTGGTACAGAGGAGGGGAGATACTCAACCAGACCAGCAGCCCTGACTTCAACATCACCCTCTCTCTACCGCTCAAGGTGGATGTACAGACCAGAGACTCTTACAGATGTGAGGCTGCCAACCCAGTCAGCAAGGAGACAGCTGTTCTTCAAAATTCATGTATAGAGAGTGATCCATCTAAGGTGATAG ATGGTGATGAGAGGACTCGGGGTATGCTTATTATTGCTGTAATCTGCGTTCTGGTTGCTTCAGGACTTGTTGGACTTGCAATCTATCTTAAGAAGAGGAGAAACGGTCACTCACATGCAG ATAATCCCGAAAGAAAGCAATGTGACATTCAGTACGCAGAGATAACTCACATTAAACCAGCAGAAAACCAG GAGGAGCGAACAGGTATAGCAGAAGTGGATCCGCTTCGAGACAACCCTAACCTGACATCCGTTTATGATCAAATCCAGTTATATTGCATGGTGGACAGCAATGACGTCGACAGACaaatgggaagagaagagaaaacaGGATGTTAA
- the LOC129855877 gene encoding leucine-rich repeats and immunoglobulin-like domains protein 1 isoform X2, whose translation MMKSITVEWPLLWCHVSVLCSAQHSAQPETRQVKGIVGKSLSFPEVLKSGSLLYGHLGNIAHVYPGKQSNTNLVKRFKNRLHWNNVTGFFTLTDLQIDDSGVYTVENADGDEEKTTHIFQLTVYSVLSKPQVTVHDNICSVVCFVKNGRELTLSWYRGGEILNQTSSPDFNITLSLPLKVDVQTRDSYRCEAANPVSKETAVLQNSCIESDPSKVIDGDERTRGMLIIAVICVLVASGLVGLAIYLKKRRNGHSHAGGANRYSRSGSASRQP comes from the exons tTCTCTGCTCAGCACAGCATTCAGCCCAACCTGAGACTCGGCAGGTGAAAGGAATCGTGGGAAAGTCTCTCTCTTTTCCAGAGGTGTTGAAGTCTGGCAGTTTACTTTATGGACACCTTGGCAACATTGCACACGTGTACCCTGGTAAACAAAGTAATACCAACCTTGTGAAGAGATTTAAAAACCGCCTTCACTGGAACAATGTTACTGGATTCTTCACTTTGACGGACCTACAAATAGATGATTCTGGGGTTTATACTGTGGAGAATGCAGATGGAGATGAAGAGAAGACGACACATATATTCCAGCTGACTGtgtact CTGTTCTGTCCAAACCTCAGGTGACGGTCCATGATAACATCTGTAGCGTGGTGTGTTTTGTGAAGAACGGGAGAGAGTTGACCCTGTCCTGGTACAGAGGAGGGGAGATACTCAACCAGACCAGCAGCCCTGACTTCAACATCACCCTCTCTCTACCGCTCAAGGTGGATGTACAGACCAGAGACTCTTACAGATGTGAGGCTGCCAACCCAGTCAGCAAGGAGACAGCTGTTCTTCAAAATTCATGTATAGAGAGTGATCCATCTAAGGTGATAG ATGGTGATGAGAGGACTCGGGGTATGCTTATTATTGCTGTAATCTGCGTTCTGGTTGCTTCAGGACTTGTTGGACTTGCAATCTATCTTAAGAAGAGGAGAAACGGTCACTCACATGCAG GAGGAGCGAACAGGTATAGCAGAAGTGGATCCGCTTCGAGACAACCCTAA